The genomic region ACCGCAACGGTTTCCGTTACATCCGGGCTTGCCATTGTCATTCCGCCAAGTATTGCCTTTATCGTTTATGGCGGTGTTGCGGATGTTTCTGTGCCTGCACTCTTTGCGGCGGGCTTTATCCCAGGCGTTGTGGTTGCCATATTCATTATGGGCGCTGTGCTGCTCATATCCCGCAAGCACGGATACAAGGGCAAGGAGCGGCAACAGCCTGTCAGCAAGGCCTTGCGCGAGGCTTTTTGGGGCATCATGACCCCGGTGGTTATTCTGGGCGGCATTTACGGCGGCGTGTTTACCCCCACCGAAGCCGCTGCGGTTGCCATCTTCTACGGCCTCTTTGTGGGCGTCTTCATTTACCGCACCATCAACAGCCTTGCGATGCTGGTCGAAATACTCACCGAAACCGTCAAGGCAACAGCTGTTGTCATGATTGTGGTTACATGCGCGGGTCTGTACTCCTGGGTGGGATCAACCGTGGGGCTTGTAGAAAAATGTTCTGGCGTTCTGCTGGGCGTTTCAGAAAATCCCTGGGTTGTCCTGTTCATGATCAACATCATCCTGCTGCTTGCGGGCATGCTGCTGGACGCCATTTCCATCTACTATGTTTTTCTGCCCTTCATGCTGCCCATTATGACGCATTTTCAATGGGACCCTGTATGGTTTGGCATCATGATGACAACCAACCTTGCCGTGGGGCAGGTTACGCCGCCTGTTGCGGTTAATCTGTACGTAGGGGCCAAGATCAGCGGCCTGACCATGGAGCAGATCAGCAAGGCTGCCCTGCCGCTCATTGGCGCTGCCCTGCTTGCCCTGGCTGTCATAACCGCATTCCCGGAACTCTCAACCTTTATGCCCAAGCTGCTGGGCCTGTATTGATGAAACACGGTGCCCGGCCCATCCGTGATTTGGGGTCGGGCACCAATGCGGAGCCAGGCTTCAGCCCCCCCAAAGACCGGGCAAGTCATTGCCAAGCCTCCCGCAACATACGGTTAGGGAGTGGGCCAAGACATCTGGAAAGCAGAAAATGAAAAAGCCCTCGCAAAGAGGGCTGTTTCATGTGGAGGTTGCTGCCGCCAACGCGTACGCGGTGACTGCGGCTATATGGAAAAATCAGGCATTGGCTGCCTTGAGCATCTCTTCAACCATGGAGAGCGAAGGCGTCGCGCCAGAATCAAGGCCGCACAAGCCGCGCACTGCCAACATGAGCATGTCAAACTGGAGGGCCATTTCGGTCACGCCGTTGTGGATCACGCACACATCGCCGCGCATGAACAGCTTGTAGGCATGACGGCTGCGCTCCTGCCCGCTGGAACGAACAATGTAAT from Desulfovibrio sp. UIB00 harbors:
- a CDS encoding TRAP transporter large permease, with the translated sequence MDSLLHDPAFWLLALFIIPLLLRVPIALALGFSALAVVWKWDMGLNMLSYNFFAGIAKFPLLAIPFFILAGYIMERAGIAARIVALMEALVGSMTGGLAVATVAVATFWGAVSGSGPATVAALGLILIPGMAKAGYDKAFATATVSVTSGLAIVIPPSIAFIVYGGVADVSVPALFAAGFIPGVVVAIFIMGAVLLISRKHGYKGKERQQPVSKALREAFWGIMTPVVILGGIYGGVFTPTEAAAVAIFYGLFVGVFIYRTINSLAMLVEILTETVKATAVVMIVVTCAGLYSWVGSTVGLVEKCSGVLLGVSENPWVVLFMINIILLLAGMLLDAISIYYVFLPFMLPIMTHFQWDPVWFGIMMTTNLAVGQVTPPVAVNLYVGAKISGLTMEQISKAALPLIGAALLALAVITAFPELSTFMPKLLGLY